The DNA region gttgCATCAAACGTCATTCTTATGTTGTTATAGATTTAGCACATTGCATTTCTAACAGCTCTTATATTAAAATGGTACcagtattaattatattatttaactgATGTAATATTCATTTAGTATTCTTGTTCaaacatgtgtttgtttttatgtgcatttcagTTGAATAGGCAATAAAGGGTTTTAGAAAAGtacatataatatgtaataatatataatatattgtcgTGATGAATATTAGGAAGTGTCTTTGAGGGCTTGTCAATAAAGCCGTGGAACAAAAATATGGGGAAATGAAACTTGTGCTTGACCCAAATGACAAGTTAAGTTGCCGTGTTATTCAAAAAAAGCTACTAAAAAATgacctaaaaatgtttttttgtgcactCATGGGCGTCTAAAATAACACATTGAAGCTGTGTGGTCAGTCACTTTCTCAATTCTCTGcaaaaaatatcatttcaaatatgttcattcagatttgtttgtaaaaaaaatatataaacacttcaaatattaaaagttaaaattttgaaatatttttactgtttaaaataaccgttttctaaccgtttaaaattgtatttattcctgtgatttcaaagaagcatttttattttattgctttttttaatttacacatttttaaatgattgcattttatttaatttcatgtaaaaCTACATATTAGCAAGCATTGTACTGGTAACAGAGAGGAACAGCAACTAACATGTCACTggagaaaataacatttattaaaggCTATGTAAAGTTTTTGATGGGTGTGTTTTATGATAGGAtgccatttttaatataaatgtattgcttttatgtatgtttagtgtttatatgggttctgtgtgtgtgtatgtatatacagtatatatatatatatatatatatatatatatatatatatatatatatatatatatatatatatatatatatatatatatgtgtgtgtgtgtgttaatgtgaaAGAATATTCTATAGGCCtattaatattttcacagtcatggtacattttaaaatacactttttttataatttcagtcACTTTTcgaaagtattttaaaaaatagcaaaCGTTGCTGCTAGGAGCTTtttgggaaaagaaaaaaaaaagttcccaGCGTAGTCTGAAAAGTTGCTAAATCtagcaaaaaaaaccctgccAGGTTCTGAAGGCTGCGATGCTGATTTTCATGAAGTCTTCTCTTCATTCCTCTGCTTGAGTCACATTGATCAGATCAGTATATTTCAGTCGGTCTGTTTTACAATCATTCAACGCAAATTATTCATTTGGATCCcggtttctttattttttggctCTTTGGAGTTTTTTCTCAGCAAgttgtcttatttatttttgcttaacTGAATATTTATTGCAGTTTGGTGTTGGCGAGAAGgtgatttttctctctttctttaaaaaaaaatcaaaaaaagagagaaaatgaaagcggTGGAAACACCTGGTGTTGTTTAGAGAAGcgctttatttaaatttcttcCAGTACAACATGCCTATTGTTATGAACCAGCATATGGCACTTTTGTACGTATTCCAAGACATCTTACTGAACACACAAAGACAACCACTAGCTGTCAGGCTTTCACCTGGAGCAATGCTACCTGATttacccattaaaaaaaaataatattaattaatgcattgctttatataaggattaaattaaaacgtaaatgaaatgcattaattgaaatgttaaatatttaattattttatttgagtgattaaaaaaaaaattattgattattgaGTTCAATTTCAGCCGATGAAAAGCAATTCATGGGGATGGAAGTATATTTACAAGTcaacctaaaataaatgttccttCTGTaggcagaaaatgtattaaacagcGCTTCCATTAATTATTTCCGATTCGTCCCACCAGCAGGCGGCAGTGATTGTTTTGAACAGACACATttcaaaaagagaaagagaacgagATGACGCCCGATTGGCCGATATGTCCCTAGTGGGCGGGGTTAGGCGATCTGACAGATGATTGACAGCCGAGGAGCGCAGCTCGTTGTGAACGTTAAACTTTGATCGCTGTGCGTCACGGTTATGGCTGCTGGGATTAAACTTTTCTCACCCTGGAGATTTGACCGATTCGCCcggtaagagagagagagcagtacTGATATGATATGTCGGAACTGAGcgtttattttgaacattttcgGACGCTGGATGCGCTGCCTCGTAATCTCCAGTCAGTCTGTTATTGATCTGGACATAATGGTGTCGTGCTTCTCAGTAGAAAAAGTCCTGTACCTTGTGTTTACCTTGACCCTTACCTTACATCAGGGTGTCagatctcacacactcacacactcacacacacacacacacacacacacacagacacacacgttgtgtttccatgttttatgagtGTAAAGGTATAGGTGTAAAGGTTTGTAtgctgtacagactgtatgtgttactgttaaaccctgtatgttttataatggggacctaaaaatgtccccacaaggtcaaaatgtactggtattcctatccttgtgagGTCATTTGGTCCCATAGcttgataaataccaggtgcacacacacacacacacacacacacacacacacacacacattagtgtaATACATGCGTGATGTGTGTCCAGAGCGAGTAAACCTGCCCTCGTAGCGTGTGTTCAGATACACAGCTCTGCTGCGGTGATGGGAGCTTCAGTGGAAGACTTCAACGCCGCCAAAGATAAACTAGGAACCCTGAAGAAGGACCCAGGGAATGAAGTCAAACTCAAGATCTACGCACTCTTTAAACAGGTGAGGAGTCATTAATAACAATGTAATGAAATGTTACTGCAATTGGTTCAGTTACAATTACTTATTAAACATTAAGAGTTAAAGAGGGTCACGTcttcatattttctttaataatttgCATCGACTGTACCAGTCCGGGAGTGTTTAGGGCATGAGTTTGTTTGCGTTTATTCAGGGTAACTTGTAATATGTAACCAATTATTTTTCGAAGGTAACCAGCACTGTCAGTAACTTAGGACTAATGAAACATACTCAGCCCAAAAATgagttaaatatgttttttcctctacgtttacatttgatttgtttgacTTCTGTTCCATGGGATTTTTAACAACCTTTTCAACAACCgtcatgatgctgaaaattcagtttggtcacaggaataaataacatttcacaacatattcaaatagaaaacagctattttaatttgtaaccAAAATTTACGGTATTaactgattttactgtatttttgtgaaattaatgCTAGAGGCTTCCTTCGTCTACAGATTTTATCTACAAGACCAGATTGTCCTCATATCTCTTGCTTATGATGCGTTTCTGActgttttgtaaatgttcaGGCCACACAAGGCCCCTGCAACACCCCCAAACCCGGCATGCTGGACTTCGTGAATAAAGCTAAATGGGACGCGTGGAAGAGTCTGGGCTCGGTGACACAtgtatgtttcatatttttttttcactagagAGTAAACTGTTTGGATCAATTGTAATGTATTACTAAAGGTTTCTGTTCAAATTTGtaattcataatacattttattttaatttgagctaatgtaataaaatcaaattttattctaaattaaatattattaaagcacaATTATCTCAAGTATCATAACAATTAGATTCTCGTTATTTTCAATATATctatattgtgtgttttattattatgtcctcttttgtaaatattttttatttcaatttaaattaaattttagtcattttagctCTTCAAATAAACTGTATTTCACATAATTAACTTggacctttttatttaaatgcatctaaTGTGTtactaataatagttttttgtcAACAGCataattatgaatgtaatttcagaaattaattaaaaatgtgaaaatgtaaaaagtgttataaataTAAGCACAATGTTGAAACGCGTtcataagtgcattgtaccaatgCAACACTAATTTTATGGTTACacatattagttgcttattagcattaatagttatttattaattctttattCCACCCAACACCTAAATCTAACatctattaataagcagcaaattaaatattgatttgttaaaagtcaacaagtgttacctattctaaagtgggacccaggtttatttttaattgctgaaaACAGGACAGTATTGGGGCCACAGGTTCATGTATGTCTCAGGCTTTAACCTGATAGTTTTGCGGACCTCTAAAGAAAGCCTCTGGTGTTTTACGTGTTTATGACCGTGTCAGGAAGAGGCCAGGCAGCGGTACGTGGACCTCATCTCGTCTCTGGTGGGAGCAGAAGCTCCTGTGGTTTCAGCGCAGCCCGCCGCGGGCGCTAAGGGCTTCCAGACCCTGCTGGTCAGCGCCGAGGACAACATCACCACCATCCGACTCAACAGACCCGAGAAGAAGAACGCCATCACTGTGGAGGTGAAGGAGTAACATTTTGAAGGCTTGAAGCTAATGCAGTTAGTATGTTGGCCATGTTTGACCACAGAAAACCAAGACTCGTCAATCAAAAGTGTTCTTGAAAGCAGTGTAATAACAATGTTATAACATTACTATCTACACTGTCTGTAGCTCTATAGTTatgttattacatatttattacatacaaaaacattgtATATGTGTCCGTTGAAAACACTAAGAGctagtgttatttttaatatgatatatttatattctataactgtataatatttttatatttatataaaaaatataatatattgcaattttattgtcattattctttttgctttaaaaaataaatgtttcattcacCTTTTTcctctaatatttatttattaatattaagtattttttaaaaagacgaCACTGactgctttttatatatatatattattttttaaatattatttttatgtttttgcatcCCGTAGATGTACAATGAGCTGGTTGAAGCTTTGGATCTTGCTGGCAAAGACGATTCTGTCATTACCGTGATCACAGGTGAAGCACTCTCCTCCGCCTTTCAGCGTTTGCAGATATTTCTCCGTATATCAGTGCGCTTATCCTCTTTTTAACCCCCGCCAAGGAAGCGGAGATTATTACTGCAGTGGAAACGACCTGAACAACTTTACAAAGATCCCTGAGGGCGGAGTAGAGAAGCTGGCCAAAGAATCTGGGGAGCTACTGAGGTAAAGTCTGCTCTGTAGTATTTCTGGGGCGGATGGGAAGTGGTGatggacgtgtgtgtgtgtgtgtgtgtgtgtttttaggagGTACGTTAAGGCATACATCGACTTCCCCAAACCTCTGATCGGAGTCATAAACGGACCGGCGGTGGGGGTGTCGGTGACTCTGCTGGGGCTGTTTGATATCGTTTATGCCACAGAGAAGGTGAGCTGCTCTCCTGCGGCGTATCACTGCTCCGTCACGTCTGCCCGTTTAATTATATCTATGCATTGTGGCTTTCTGTCCCTTTGTGTTGTGCGTAGGCGACGTTTCACACACCCTTCAGTCAGCTGGgtcagagtccagagggctgcTCTTCGTATCTTTTCCCCAAAATGATGGGCGCGGCAAAGGTACGAGCATCCACGGAAATCTGAGAAATACTGGATAATTACAGCACAAAGCGCTAATACACGCGACACGGGGGACAATCTAGATGCAGTTTTTCTGCTGGAAATTCAgatggcaataaaaaaaactaaaaaacagaTCTGTTTATTTCTAGGGCAGCAAAATTTGGTATAGTAACatgataatattaaatatttgtgttcattttaagtgatgttttgttaaataagaatatttatttgttttgtgtaatattagtattaaaacaatacaacaaacagctttattttatagtacaactgtgaatttaaaatactaatatttgaagaattatatttatataagaattataaaatataaaaattatttttagtatgcATTCCAATGAATCTCAATCTGACTGCAGttggtttattttgattataGGTTAAAAGTAAttgaacacaataaaaacacgattgcatatttaaaagcatgatttttgCAAATATACTCATCTTAATTGCTtcgttttcaaatgtttaaccttcaagcttttattttggagggaaacgtctttgtttttttaacgaTTAGACTCTAAGTCAATTGTATGTTGACTTAAAATCATTTCTCTAGTTGGACGTGAGATTGGGGCGGGGCTATCTGTTCAGTCAACCAATTACAGATTGGGGAAACCCAGCACTAATAGCACAGAAACGACACGCTTCGCCTTCACCCCCGTTGAGATTTTTTTCAGATACGTTCTTTAGAGTCAGTTTGCCGTCTCTGTCCAGGCTAGCGAGATGCTGTTGTTCAACAAGAAGCTGACGGCCGCTCAGGCCTGTGAAGTGGGTCTGGTGACCGAGGTCTTTCCAGAAAGCTCCTTCCAGTCCGAGGTGTGGACCAGACTCAAGGCCTATGCCAAACTGCCCAAGAACGTGAGTGAGTCTTCCTATCGTTCTCGGGGCGTTGCGTGAAAGCGAATGCTAACCACGATGGCTCTCTCGTACCGCTTCAGTCTCTGGCTCTGTCGAAGCAGCTGATTCGCGCGGTGGAGAAAGAGAAACTTCACGCCGTGAACGACGCTGAGGTGGAGAGGCTGGTGGAGCGCTGGCTCTCAGACGAATGCATGCAGGCCATCATGAGCTTCTTCCAGGCCAAGTCTAAACTCTGAGAAGATCCCACGGAGCCACGCAACGTACAAAATGACCTCTGTATGCAATAGTTTTACTAGTTAATCCTATAGCCTACAAACACCAGAAAGAATCACCCAACTCATTCTAGGGTTTGTATAGGACTGGATGATGTATGCATAACATGAGACCTTTTATTCAGTCATTATGTCATAACAGTTTAATAAGACAACCATGTAATATAGTGTTTTGGAACGAACCGTCTGTACCAGATGTGCACTTAGTAGGTTGTAACACTCAGTGCCTTACTAATGCATTTGTGTTCTTTTATCTGAGGGCCAAAATTCAGTATGCTCCGTTTTAGATGTATCGATACATTACATCATTTGTATAGTCCTGTGACATTTTGTCTTGAATACAGTTTTAATACCTACCTGAATACAACACGCGAGTGTCTcgtttttgtatatttcttgTATAAATAACGATTAATCCCATCCGAAatgagtttttgtttaaataaagcatgtttgtacgtgcacatttatatattgttatatttaattatatatatatttattatatttaaattaaaacttattttgggaTGCAATTAGTCAACATTAATCACagggaaaaaattatatatatatatatttatatataatatatatattttatattatatatatatatatatatatatattatatatatatatatatatatatatatatatatatatatatatatatatatatataaattcagaatCAGTAAACTGTCTGAAATGCCTATTTCTATTCGAACCGGCGTTCATTACCAAGCAGATCCAGCAGATGTCAGAACACACCAGAGAAAAGCTAGCTTTTTGTTCTTATGGATAATTTCATGAAGCGGTTGTTATAATGGATAGCTTTGGTTGAACTGGTTTTACTGTATCcctgttaaaaatatatctatttagCATAAATAACACCTGGGTGTAAACGGACAGGTAACAGGTGTTCTGCACACACTTTGCATCTCGTGCCTCGTTTGCGTAAATAATCAGTCTGTGACCGATAGGGAAAACCACTCTTTAGTTTTGTTAGGGAAAGCGATGAACTCTCCTAAAACCTCGTGTCGTGTCTCACAACAGCAACTGGTGTATTTTGGTCGTATTCAAATGATAATGTGAAAATAGACAGCACGTGCTGATTGCGTAACGCCGTTGATGCTATGGAAAAGCTATTTGCCTTCTGCACAATGGACGTCTATGAGAAGTGTGCGTCAAAGTGGCCAAGCCTCGGTCAAAACCTCGCTTTCCTTCCTGTGAGCTTTTTCTCTCAAGTTTGATAAAACCAAAATGATTTGATGGAGACCAGACAGAGTAACTGCGTCATGCCACGCAAGGAACCTTTAGAGATTTGTTGCCATAGGCCTTTAATGTTAAGgcaatataacattttcacaTATGCATTTCCTCCTATTTACTATAGCGTATAAAATCTCAATATTGAAATGTTGATAATATCTATACGATGCCTTTATATAGCaacattgttttgtatttatatatgcatgtttattaaaGCATCAAC from Puntigrus tetrazona isolate hp1 chromosome 24, ASM1883169v1, whole genome shotgun sequence includes:
- the eci2 gene encoding enoyl-CoA delta isomerase 2, mitochondrial, which encodes MAAGIKLFSPWRFDRFARASKPALVACVQIHSSAAVMGASVEDFNAAKDKLGTLKKDPGNEVKLKIYALFKQATQGPCNTPKPGMLDFVNKAKWDAWKSLGSVTHEEARQRYVDLISSLVGAEAPVVSAQPAAGAKGFQTLLVSAEDNITTIRLNRPEKKNAITVEMYNELVEALDLAGKDDSVITVITGSGDYYCSGNDLNNFTKIPEGGVEKLAKESGELLRRYVKAYIDFPKPLIGVINGPAVGVSVTLLGLFDIVYATEKATFHTPFSQLGQSPEGCSSYLFPKMMGAAKASEMLLFNKKLTAAQACEVGLVTEVFPESSFQSEVWTRLKAYAKLPKNSLALSKQLIRAVEKEKLHAVNDAEVERLVERWLSDECMQAIMSFFQAKSKL